From a region of the Cucumis sativus cultivar 9930 chromosome 6, Cucumber_9930_V3, whole genome shotgun sequence genome:
- the LOC101206861 gene encoding TSL-kinase interacting protein 1 isoform X1 — MEKGKRPDRRSKKLGKRCVKSADRVGVQKSRKIISQEMKALDNAHIEDSLKNVESSADRTNPAEVTERIPLLDLYPTQMPHPRTKIKLQLFPINEKMRMAVEKEGYHPYLELTLKARKKISSVLNHLISKWGSNVARGELTLFPYNKPSSLVSGLKWTLEDYDISAGDVYAAVGGPSVFRLRYGWVSTSVPKFHSFSKGLEKGCSSTLQIIHGEGKQSERTMDEIKSSNMNEMNNTAAPDKTVDCPTNPMGNEPPLNSGRQLSSECGILQFDSISNISMGGLLSEASLMGKFSNWDPKITGGTASVQPAEVITDSLDACIAAAQMRFSGVSKQPHNEHHSSILDAEQTCDAFSMKRLPSSSKDTLSLDATTRGTFQDADSKFKFPKTPQAHSRSDLSQDPAGKESKTDPSFCSRVYHDESSLGLSGINWTDSLGPFDLGLAVPRKVSSSGDTLSNSMSGFVR; from the exons ATGGAAAAAGGCAAGCGCCCAGATAGAAGGTCAAAAAAGTTGGGGAAAAGGTGTGTGAAGTCTGCTGACAGGGTTGGAGTTCAGAAGTCTAGAAAGATTATTTCTCAGGAGATGAAAGCTCTGGACAACGCACACATTGAAG ATAGCTTGAAGAATGTAGAGAGTTCAGCTGATCGAACTAATCCAGCAGAAGTGACGGAGAGGATACCTCTTCTTGATCTTTATCCCACACAGATGCCCCATCCTCGCACAAAAATCAAGCTTCAACTTTTtccaataaatgaaaaaatgcgTATGGCAGTGGAAAAG gaGGGATATCATCCATATTTGGAACTGACTTTAAAGGCTCGAAAGAAAATTTCTTCGGTCTTGAACCATCTAATTAGCAAGTGGGGATCTAATGTAGCACGAGGGGAGCTCACGCTTTTTCCATACAATAAGCCATCAAGTCTTGTCAGTGGTCTAAAATGGACTCTGGAAGATTATGACATCAGTGCTGGAGATGTCTATGCAGCTGTTGGAGGTCCTTCAGTTTTCCGCTTAAG ATACGGCTGGGTCTCCACATCCGTTCCaaaatttcattcattctCGAAAGGGTTGGAGAAAGGTTGCAGTAGTACCTTGCAAATCATACATGGGGAAGGCAAACAATCTGAGCGAACAATGGATGAGATCAAGTCAAGCAATATGAATGAAATGAATAACACTGCTGCACCAGATAAGACTGTGGATTGTCCAACTAATCCAATG GGTAATGAGCCACCGTTAAATTCTGGTCGTCAGTTGTCATCAGAGTGTGGAATCCTGCAGTTTGATAGTATATCGAATATAAGCATGGGAGGGCTCCTTTCTGAAGCTTCCTTAATGGGAAAATTCAGTAACTGGGATCCAAAGATAACAGGGGGCACTGCGAGCGTGCAGCCAGCTGAAGTAATAACTGACTCCCTTGATGCATGCATTGCTGCGGCCCAGATGAGATTTTCTGGAGTTTCAAAGCAGCCCCATAATGAACATCATTCGTCTATTTTGGATGCTGAGCAGACTTGTGATGcattttctatgaaaagaCTCCCTTCATCGAGCAAAGATACTCTTTCTCTAGATGCTACTACTAGGGGCACCTTCCAAGATGCGGATTCCAAGTTCAAATTTCCTAAAACACCTCag GCCCATAGCCGATCTGACCTTTCTCAAGATCCTGCTGGTAAAGAATCCAAAACCGATCCTTCGTTCTGTTCGCGGGTTTATCATGATGAAAGCAGCCTTGGCCTGTCAGGAATCAATTGG ACCGACTCTTTAGGACCCTTTGACCTTGGCTTGGCTGTTCCCCGTAAGGTCTCCTCCAGCGGTGATACTCTTAGCAATAGCATGAGTGGATTTGTCAGATAG
- the LOC101206861 gene encoding TSL-kinase interacting protein 1 isoform X2, which translates to MPHPRTKIKLQLFPINEKMRMAVEKEGYHPYLELTLKARKKISSVLNHLISKWGSNVARGELTLFPYNKPSSLVSGLKWTLEDYDISAGDVYAAVGGPSVFRLRYGWVSTSVPKFHSFSKGLEKGCSSTLQIIHGEGKQSERTMDEIKSSNMNEMNNTAAPDKTVDCPTNPMGNEPPLNSGRQLSSECGILQFDSISNISMGGLLSEASLMGKFSNWDPKITGGTASVQPAEVITDSLDACIAAAQMRFSGVSKQPHNEHHSSILDAEQTCDAFSMKRLPSSSKDTLSLDATTRGTFQDADSKFKFPKTPQAHSRSDLSQDPAGKESKTDPSFCSRVYHDESSLGLSGINWTDSLGPFDLGLAVPRKVSSSGDTLSNSMSGFVR; encoded by the exons ATGCCCCATCCTCGCACAAAAATCAAGCTTCAACTTTTtccaataaatgaaaaaatgcgTATGGCAGTGGAAAAG gaGGGATATCATCCATATTTGGAACTGACTTTAAAGGCTCGAAAGAAAATTTCTTCGGTCTTGAACCATCTAATTAGCAAGTGGGGATCTAATGTAGCACGAGGGGAGCTCACGCTTTTTCCATACAATAAGCCATCAAGTCTTGTCAGTGGTCTAAAATGGACTCTGGAAGATTATGACATCAGTGCTGGAGATGTCTATGCAGCTGTTGGAGGTCCTTCAGTTTTCCGCTTAAG ATACGGCTGGGTCTCCACATCCGTTCCaaaatttcattcattctCGAAAGGGTTGGAGAAAGGTTGCAGTAGTACCTTGCAAATCATACATGGGGAAGGCAAACAATCTGAGCGAACAATGGATGAGATCAAGTCAAGCAATATGAATGAAATGAATAACACTGCTGCACCAGATAAGACTGTGGATTGTCCAACTAATCCAATG GGTAATGAGCCACCGTTAAATTCTGGTCGTCAGTTGTCATCAGAGTGTGGAATCCTGCAGTTTGATAGTATATCGAATATAAGCATGGGAGGGCTCCTTTCTGAAGCTTCCTTAATGGGAAAATTCAGTAACTGGGATCCAAAGATAACAGGGGGCACTGCGAGCGTGCAGCCAGCTGAAGTAATAACTGACTCCCTTGATGCATGCATTGCTGCGGCCCAGATGAGATTTTCTGGAGTTTCAAAGCAGCCCCATAATGAACATCATTCGTCTATTTTGGATGCTGAGCAGACTTGTGATGcattttctatgaaaagaCTCCCTTCATCGAGCAAAGATACTCTTTCTCTAGATGCTACTACTAGGGGCACCTTCCAAGATGCGGATTCCAAGTTCAAATTTCCTAAAACACCTCag GCCCATAGCCGATCTGACCTTTCTCAAGATCCTGCTGGTAAAGAATCCAAAACCGATCCTTCGTTCTGTTCGCGGGTTTATCATGATGAAAGCAGCCTTGGCCTGTCAGGAATCAATTGG ACCGACTCTTTAGGACCCTTTGACCTTGGCTTGGCTGTTCCCCGTAAGGTCTCCTCCAGCGGTGATACTCTTAGCAATAGCATGAGTGGATTTGTCAGATAG
- the LOC101209368 gene encoding UDP-rhamnose/UDP-galactose transporter 4, with product MSSPGKSDHKATLDAASWMFNVVTSVGIIIVNKALMATYGFSFATTLTGLHFATTSLLTFILKQLGYIQDSHLPFLDILKFVIFANFSIVGMNVSLMWNSVGFYQIAKLSMIPVSCFLEVVLDKVQYSRDTKLSILLVLFGVGVCTVTDVSVNMKGFVAAVVAVWCTSLQQYYVHHLQRKYSLGSFNLLGHTAPVQAASLLLLGPFSDYWLTGKRVDAYGFTFMSLAFLILSCTIAVGTNLSQFICIGRFTAVTFQVLGHMKTILVLTLGFIFFGKEGLNLQVVIGMAIAILGMIWYGNASSKPGGKERRSFSSTSSKALKHTGSESSDPDEKV from the exons ATGTCTTCACCTGGCAAGAGTGATCATAAGGCAACTCTTGATGCTGCCTCATGGATGTTCAATGTTGTCACGTCTGTTGGGATAATCATCGTCAATAAGGCATTGATGGCCACATATGGATTCAGCTTTG CTACAACTTTAACTGGCCTTCATTTTGCCACAACCTCCTTGCTGACTTTTATTCTCAAGCAACTTGGTTATATCCAAGATTCTCACTTACCATTCCTTGAcattcttaaatttgttatatttgcaaatttctcAATCGTGGGAATGAACGTCAGCTTGATGTGGAATTCTGTTGGGTTCTATCag ATCGCAAAGCTGAGTATGATCCCAGTATCTTGTTTTCTAGAAGTTGTTTTGGATAAGGTGCAATACTCAAGGGACACAAAACTTAGCATTCTGTTAGTTCTATTTGGCGTTGGAGTTTGTACTGTCACTGATGTTAGTGTCAACATGAAAGGTTTTGTGGCTGCCGTAGTGGCAGTATGGTGCACTTCCTTGCAGCAGTAT TATGTACATCATCTCCAACGAAAATATTCTCTTGGATCCTTCAACTTATTAGGTCATACCGCTCCAGTGCAGGCTGCTTCTTTGCTGTTACTTGGCCCCTTTTCAGACTACTGGTTGACTGGAAAGAGAGTTGATGCCTACGGATTCACGTTTATGTCACTG GCGTTCTTAATCCTTTCATGTACCATTGCGGTAGGGACCAATCTCAGCCAGTTCATATGCATTGGTAGATTCACTGCTGTGACATTCCAAGTTCTCGGCCATATGAAGACCATTTTAGTCTTGACGCTAggattcattttctttggGAAGGAGGGCCTCAACTTACAAGTGGTTATAGGTATGGCCATTGCAATTCTAGGAATGATCTGGTATGGCAATGCCTCATCTAAGCCAGGAGGGAAGGAGCGTCGTAGTTTTTCGTCAACAAGCAGTAAGGCATTAAAGCACACCGGATCAGAATCTTCGGACCCTGATGAAAAGGTCTAG